One genomic window of Scatophagus argus isolate fScaArg1 chromosome 16, fScaArg1.pri, whole genome shotgun sequence includes the following:
- the LOC124072873 gene encoding uncharacterized protein LOC124072873 isoform X2 has protein sequence MPTKKKQKKKKQRPQKRRKEEPDNVSLDKTSQAFRSNRLAFKTFLAEMIQWLLDRQQQVDELLSHRDADRSGSVNLKDFEQGLMNLDVPCQQYQLHTLTQLLKNANNTISYRDLSSQVQRLSDGTEMNTQVEDVSRLEQFTPRRLLNPKQDRFIHLSVRMIPFDLATAHPGNFEVVLLSSSRVFSLIRIIQDRVGIQTCRLEVFRSRVPTKEACLHPENSLEECGFKGGPEDTPPEDTVYYDYGPLFTDCPILNCDHYFRSTSDSAAMRRNHCP, from the exons AtgccaacaaagaaaaaacagaagaagaaaaaacaaaggcCCCAAAAACGTAGAAAAGAAGAGCCTGacaat GTTTCTTTGGACAAAACCTCCCAGGCCTTCAGGTCGAACAGGCTGGCGTTTAAGACCTTCCTGGCTGAGATGATTCAGTGGTTGTTGGAccgtcagcagcaggtggaCGAGCTGCTCAGCCACAGAGATGCAGACAGAAGTGGATCAGTCAACCTGAAGGATTTCGAGCAGG GCCTGATGAACTTGGACGTCCCTTGTCAGCAGTATCAGCTCCACACGCTGACTCAGCTGCTGAAAAACGCCAACAACACGATCAGTTATCGAGACTTGAGCAGCCAAGTGCAGAG ACTGAGTGACGGCACAGAGATGAACACCCAGGTCGAGGACGTCTCCCGTTTGGAACAATTCACTCCCCGTCGGCTGTTAAACCCTAAACAGGACAG GTTCATCCATCTGAGTGTCAGAATGATCCCGTTCGACTTGGCTACTGCCCATCCAGGGAACTTTGAGGTGGTTTtgttgagcagcagcagagttttcAGTCTGATCAGAATCATCCAGGACCGGGTCGGGATCCAGACCTGCAGGCTGGAGGTTTTCCGGAGCCGAGTGCCCACAAAGGAAGCTTGCCTGCACCCAGAGAACTCCCTGGAGGAGTGTGGCTTCAAAGGTGGGCCAGAGGACACTCCTCCAGAGGACACTGTGTACTACGATTACGGACCGCTGTTTACAGACTGTCCCATTCTCAACTGTGACCACTACTTCAGGTCAACATCGGACTCTGCTGCCATGAGGAGAAACCACTGTCCATAA
- the LOC124072873 gene encoding uncharacterized protein LOC124072873 isoform X1, translated as MPTKKKQKKKKQRPQKRRKEEPDNVSLDKTSQAFRSNRLAFKTFLAEMIQWLLDRQQQVDELLSHRDADRSGSVNLKDFEQGLMNLDVPCQQYQLHTLTQLLKNANNTISYRDLSSQVQRLSDGTEMNTQVEDVSRLEQFTPRRLLNPKQDSRFIHLSVRMIPFDLATAHPGNFEVVLLSSSRVFSLIRIIQDRVGIQTCRLEVFRSRVPTKEACLHPENSLEECGFKGGPEDTPPEDTVYYDYGPLFTDCPILNCDHYFRSTSDSAAMRRNHCP; from the exons AtgccaacaaagaaaaaacagaagaagaaaaaacaaaggcCCCAAAAACGTAGAAAAGAAGAGCCTGacaat GTTTCTTTGGACAAAACCTCCCAGGCCTTCAGGTCGAACAGGCTGGCGTTTAAGACCTTCCTGGCTGAGATGATTCAGTGGTTGTTGGAccgtcagcagcaggtggaCGAGCTGCTCAGCCACAGAGATGCAGACAGAAGTGGATCAGTCAACCTGAAGGATTTCGAGCAGG GCCTGATGAACTTGGACGTCCCTTGTCAGCAGTATCAGCTCCACACGCTGACTCAGCTGCTGAAAAACGCCAACAACACGATCAGTTATCGAGACTTGAGCAGCCAAGTGCAGAG ACTGAGTGACGGCACAGAGATGAACACCCAGGTCGAGGACGTCTCCCGTTTGGAACAATTCACTCCCCGTCGGCTGTTAAACCCTAAACAGGACAG CAGGTTCATCCATCTGAGTGTCAGAATGATCCCGTTCGACTTGGCTACTGCCCATCCAGGGAACTTTGAGGTGGTTTtgttgagcagcagcagagttttcAGTCTGATCAGAATCATCCAGGACCGGGTCGGGATCCAGACCTGCAGGCTGGAGGTTTTCCGGAGCCGAGTGCCCACAAAGGAAGCTTGCCTGCACCCAGAGAACTCCCTGGAGGAGTGTGGCTTCAAAGGTGGGCCAGAGGACACTCCTCCAGAGGACACTGTGTACTACGATTACGGACCGCTGTTTACAGACTGTCCCATTCTCAACTGTGACCACTACTTCAGGTCAACATCGGACTCTGCTGCCATGAGGAGAAACCACTGTCCATAA